The Thermococcus thermotolerans genome contains a region encoding:
- a CDS encoding tRNA-binding protein — MWDTSKDYRLLVAEKAVELFLKTVEHAKFKGKWNKKGAIQLAKEMIPELQAMRYSYVEPKELIETPQMKALKEKASSIIEALGGEDWHHKFISLADKSEREKVEEQVAKVRFFLNTILGLDKRLALGKINDPVIAVDIKVGEVMSVGKHPNADRLLVTNVNIGDRAITVVTNDLSVKEGNRVAVALLPPANFRGIVSEGMFLGAGEGVLKDVNGEIGGLPKGIPLEAFNETRNLVEAFLKG, encoded by the coding sequence ATGTGGGACACGAGCAAGGATTACCGCTTACTGGTTGCGGAGAAGGCGGTGGAGCTGTTCCTGAAGACGGTGGAGCACGCGAAGTTCAAGGGGAAGTGGAACAAGAAGGGAGCGATTCAGCTGGCGAAGGAGATGATTCCGGAGCTTCAGGCGATGAGGTACAGCTACGTAGAACCAAAGGAGCTGATTGAGACACCGCAGATGAAAGCTTTGAAGGAGAAGGCCAGTAGTATAATCGAGGCCCTTGGAGGAGAGGACTGGCACCACAAGTTCATCAGCCTGGCGGATAAGAGCGAGCGCGAGAAGGTCGAGGAGCAGGTAGCCAAAGTCCGCTTCTTCCTGAACACGATACTCGGCCTCGACAAACGCCTCGCCCTCGGCAAGATAAACGACCCGGTCATAGCCGTTGACATCAAGGTCGGTGAGGTCATGAGCGTCGGCAAGCACCCGAACGCCGACAGACTTCTCGTCACCAACGTGAACATCGGCGACAGGGCGATAACAGTTGTTACTAACGATTTAAGCGTTAAGGAAGGAAACCGCGTGGCAGTTGCCCTGCTCCCGCCGGCTAACTTCAGGGGAATAGTCAGTGAGGGCATGTTCCTCGGTGCCGGAGAGGGAGTCCTCAAGGATGTGAATGGAGAAATAGGTGGATTGCCTAAGGGAATCCCCCTTGAGGCCTTCAACGAGACGAGGAACCTGGTGGAGGCGTTTTTGAAGGGGTGA